In Podarcis muralis chromosome 7, rPodMur119.hap1.1, whole genome shotgun sequence, the genomic stretch TTTAGAATCCTATGTTGGCAGTAAGTGGTGTATTAAAGTGGaatgagaaggaaaagaaatgggcccAAGTCTTCCCAGTGGAAGGCAAAAcagtggatattattattattattattattattattattattctcttgcCAGTTGAACTTGCAGAGAAATGAGGGAATCATCTCTCTTTTTGCAAAACTATGGCCCAAAGCTGTCTTGaaccaattaccatatttttcgctctataacacgcacctgaccataacacgcacatcgtttttagaggaggaaaacaagggggaaaacattctgaatgaaacagtggatgtatcatatttgtgcttcatgctgtggccacagacatgtgatctgatggtgaatttggggtgacccaatgcaaagatcctgaggatccatgtggagccatgctttttaaccacgtttttgcaccattgcagccccaggcaacagtgggtgcatgatttttggggggcaggctgtagccatggacatgctatgtgatctgatggtgaatttggggtgacccaatgcaaagatcctgaggatccatgtggatctatgctttgtaaccacgtttttgcaccattgcagccccaggcaacagtgggtgcgtgattttgggggggcaggctgtagccatggacatgctatgtgatctgatggtgaatttggggtgacccaatgcaaagatcctgaggatccatgtggatctatgctttgtaaccacgtttttgcaccattgcagccccaggcaacagtgggtatgtgattttgggggggcaggctgtagccatggacatgctatgtgatctgatgctgaatttggggtgacccaatgcaaagatcctgaggatccatgtggatccatgctttttaaccacgtttttacaccattgcagccccaggcaacagtgggtgtgtgatttttggggggcaggctgtagccatggacatgctatatgatctgatggtgaatttggggtgacccaatgcaaagatcctgaggatccatgtggatctatgctttgtaaccacattttaagtggggagggaaggaaaaacaaagaagggaaaaggagcatgagaggggtgtgcagagaagcagctggctgagaatgcaggagaggggtataacgggagggaggaaaggaaggcaaaagttttccctcacctacccacccaagccagccagctcacgcgtgctctctctctcgctctctctctccctcctgcatgttttcacagagaggaattagaatgaaggacgatcctttcctttcctctctgcttgcctggaggggaggggctttccctgctctttgttccgtttgagcaaacacagcaacgaaacagaggagggtgggcagtaagacactgaggcagaatgcaggaaagcagccacttcctcttttcaggtttcccttctccgtgactcgcgatttgatttttgtctgatttttttggctccagggaccacacattcgctccataacacgcacagacatttccccttcctttttaggagaaaaaaatctgcgtgttatagagggaaaaatacggtataattaATAATCATTGTAAAGATTTGAATCCCCACTTCTGCAGACCTGGTGTCAACCATCCTTTTTCAAAATACACAGGAACATCTCAGCACAGAATGAGGATTCCTTAGCATCAGGCATCCCAGGACCAATTGTGATCTAATTGCATTTCTCTTACAGATATCTCCGTGCAGGAAGAAAAGCTGGTGGTCCGAGAAGGGGACACCGTCAGCCTGCTTTGTGAAGCTCAGGGCAAACCTATTCCCTCCGTGACATGGCTCAAGAACAACAAGCCCCTAAACAACAATATGCAGGGCAGTAAAGATACCCTTCGACTGTCCAACATTAAATCAGAGGATGCTGGGATGTATCAGTGTCAGGCAGAGAATCTACATGGCTCAATGAGGAAGAATATTTCAGTGATTGTGCAATGTAAGAGATGGGGAGCGGGAAGTTCCTTGGGGGCATTAACCTGGGAAACTCCATTGTATGCTAAGTGGCTTGACCTGCAACTAATACCAGCATGCTTCCACTATGGGGACCTCTGCAAATGTACACTGCTGTGGCTGCATTGTACAGTGTGTCAGCCTAGTAGTGTAAGATGCCGCATTTGACAGCTTCATCACAAGTTCAGGAGCCCCATGATGAGCTTACATATTTGCAGAAGCTTTCTAAGAAGTTAGTTTCAGGATGCATAAATGCAGCCCCAGGGGCAAAACCACAAATTCAAGTCACTGAACATAACCCTTGTCTGAAATCTGCGGTAGTATCCTCATTCACCAGGAGAGGGCATATTTATTCAACCTCTCATCAGAATGACAGCTCTCTAATATTAAATAAAAAGGCCAAACTTAGAAGTTTTTTGTTCACATATCTGTCTTACCCATAAAGCAGGATGTGCAGGACATGGCTTTGATGTTTTGTAAGAAAAGGTCTGCATGGACAATGGAGGAGATTGGCTGGATGTCCCTCTCCCACTGCCCATCTTCTGTTGCTTCAAGACCTTTTCATCTAATGAGCATCTCATGAAGGAATATCCCCAGGTGGCAATGCTCTCACTGtttgctacctggagatgcagaaCACAGTTCCTTTGCTTATCCAATGAAAAGGCTCCCATAAGGATGCTGCTTGTGGGGACCTAAGTCATTTTGCAAAGTAATTTCTCTTCCCCCTCTTAGGTACTATGTGATAGCCTCATAGGTGGGCCTTGTGTTTAGCTGTTGGGGTGTTGCACAGTCCAATACTCTGATATTCATTTGGCATAGCGAGAATCTgcattgtctttttctctttagAGAGTAGCTgcctagagtacagtggtacctcaggttacatatgcttcaggttacatacgtttcaggttacagactccactaaccctgaaatagtacctcaggttaagaactttgcttcaggatgagaacagaaatcgtgcagcggcagcaggaggccccattagctaaagtggtgcttcagggtaagaacagtttcaggttaagaacagacctccagaacgaattaagttcttaacccgaggtaccactgtactgtgactaTTTAGGGAGGCCAACTCCCTTTTTCATTAAGGGGTTTCTGAGCCTCTAATAGCAGCATGGACAGAAGAAACCCATTCAGTGCCTCTTTTACTATTGTTGCTGCCCCATGACTGGAAAAGCCCAGGCAGCATTGTttgtgatggactctccttccttggaggcagggtggccatctgtcatggatgctttagttgagattcttggcgtccctgccaactctaagattctatgagacACAGCTCTTAAGTTCTTGTAAACCATTCCTGTAAATTCTGCTTTTATTTTCAAACTGGCCACAAGGGGGAAAGAAACTCCTTGCCTTCTGAACCCAAGCCGAAGCAGGATTTTACCTTATGCAACAGAGTAGGGAATTAGGGTGGCAGCAGTGTCTGCTCCCGGGTGCCTCTAGTGGATGAATTGTGGTATTGCAGCTGGTGCAGTCATTAGCTAGATCGGAATGTGTTCTTTACCTTGGCTACTTGGTTCTCTGCAGATGCCCCCAAGCTCAGCAAAAAACCTGAGAAAAACACTGCCTGTGGGCGTAAGGACAATGACATCCTCTGCAACTGTTCCCTGCACTCCAAGCCTCCACCTCAAATCCATTGGCAACTGGACGGGAAGACTGTAGCTGAGAACACCAGCACAGCAGACCTGAAAGTCTCTTCCTCAGTCCAGAAGAATGAGGTCACCAGCTCCCTAATTTGGACAGGTAGCCCAGATGGCGACCTCAGCATCATCTGCCTTGGGAACAATTCTCTGGGAGTCTACACCATGCAATTCCACATTAGTTCCTTGAAAACAGGTAAGACTCCACCAGACTGAGAAATCCTGACTTTTGCAGCCCTGCTGATATTAGAAAATCCCCataaggcctcattagctaaagtggtacctcaggttaagaacagtttcaggttaagaacagacctccagaaggaattaagttcttaacccaaggtaacaaTGTATAAggatctggtgacttctgtttcagtgtatctgaagaagtgtgcatgcacacgaaatctcataccaataacaaactcagttggtctctaaggtgctactggaagggatttttttatttctcccaatattgttggactccaactctcaacagtccctgccagcatggctcaatggtcaggaaagatgggagatagagtccagcagcatctggaggttaACAGATCAGCCATCCCTGTGTGAAATAATCTTGTCTCCTGTTTTCCGTCTCTTGCTTTATTGTGAGCTGGTTCTGCTTTGTTCACATTGACTTTTATTTTTGATGCTTTTCAGCTTCTTTTGAGTTGATTGTTCCCTTGGTGGTAGGCCTCATCCTGATGAAGTAAGTAAtcttccttcttctggtttttGTATCTGCCCTGGGAGCCAGATTTGGCTGAAATGTGGGGGTCACCTGTCTGAAGTGACGATAGCAACAAGCCCACCCAAATCCCCTTTAGCCTTTGTTGATCTTGATCCTAGGGTGTTCCCTCGTCCCCTCTTTTGGCTAATGGCTCTCTTATGTCACCATCTGCTTTTAGGGTCTTGTTTTCTTTCGTGTTCTTTTTCTTGGCCTTTTGGTATTCGAACTGGAGGAAGGCTCCATTGACCCAAGAGGGCAGAAGGAAGCAAAAAGAATGATGGTGACTGGATCTCCTGATGTTCCTTTGCTCAGTGGAAAGACGGCATCACACACATCGCTGTGCACTCCCAGGCAGTGAAAGAGCACAAATGAATGTTTATTTCAAATGAAAGAGGAAGAACATGGATTATTAGCACTGCTATTTCATACACAGACATAAGATggatgatttcttcttcttctaagaaaAGTGTTTACAATATTCTGGTTGTGCATTTGTGGTGCAGTGAATGTAGCGGGCACCATATTgtgttttatctttattttgatAGATTTCATTAATTTATTGCAACATATTACCAAGATCATtcacacataaaataaaatatcccacCCTAGCCTGGGCAATGGAGTTCAGGCAATACATCAAAAATAGCAACCAAATAACATAGTATCTTCCAGTCGCAGACAAGCATATGTATGGAAGGCGGTGTACAGTTAATGCTAACCAAAAAGTTTTATTATGTGACGGCAatcctgttttcatttttagaCATGTAGACAATAAAGCTGTACCAATCTTGCAAAAGAGTATTTACGCTTCAAACTTCTTGCCAATTTTATTTGTCCATTTTTCCATAATTGCTATTTGCCACACTTTATTGTATAGCTGTTGGTCTAAGGCAGATATAGGATTACATGCTAGCTGAGactgaagacccccccccccccaattctttctTTTTGGGCAGAGTCCAAGAATAATTAAAATGGGATAAGGTCCCTTAATGCCTAcatgtcagcttcctatgttactaattcttttttctttttttaatttttattggaattttatttacaacataacataaacccccacccccacaatacaCAAATCTACCCTCATTAAaggtgaacataacatacagtgagcataacatacaacaatacaaacaaccaaataaaagttcTTTCTAatctttagtcggaatctcctttcttgtaacttgaagccagtggttcgagtattgttttgtttgttgctgaTAGgcatctttgtgtttttatactgttagccgacctgtgatccttggatgaagggcagtatagaaatgtaataaataaaataaaatgattggcaggtgggttgcCTCTCCCACCTATCAAAGTAAGCTTGCAGGTATGGGGTCAGATAAGGAGCTGGCCCCAAAGAGGCCAGAAAGTTTCTCCACCCCTGTTTGAAAAAGAAGTTATCCCTTTTACCTGAAAAAAACTTACTGGACTGTTATCTTTAAAAGATAAAAGACCTCTGCAATAAACCAAGATGCAAAGATTTGGTCATCCGTAAAAACGACCTGATGAAGTGGGGAGCACCGTCTCTGCCTCATGAGCCCACTAGGGGAGGGGACCCACCAAAGGTCATTTGACACAGCCCCTCACCCCATTCTGAAGAAACCACCTTCCTCTCTACATGTGGTCCAAAGCAGATGCTTCAGGGATATGTTAGATTGCTCACCTAAATCACTTTCAGGTTTTGGGTACTTTCCCCAtatataagaagctgccttactgCTGAACTGTTAGTCAGAGTCTACATTGCTGGGCAATGGCTCTTTAAGGATCCAGACAAAAGTATGGTATCTCACAGCGCAAGCTGGAGAGGCTAGGGACTGAAGCTTTGATACTTTTGCATGCAACATTTGTGATATACAATCAAGCTACAGTCTTTCtctataggaagctgccctatggAAAGTTATTCCATGAAGTCCAGTGCATGGTCTGGCAGTGGACCGCCAAGATTTCTAACACTGGTCTCTCACAGATTTACCTGGTGATGCTGGGGTTTGAACATGGGACTctctgcctgcaaaacagatgtttTTCCCATTGAGCTCTCTGAATGGTTCTGGTCAGCCCTCTTGCCAGTGTGGATATTGTCCTCTAGACTGGTGGGATCGTCCACAAAAGCTTTACTAAACGCCGTAAAAATTGATGTCTTGAAGACCTCCTGGAATTTCTCCCCAACAAACAGGTACAGAATCGGGGTGAAACAGATATTGAAACAAACTCCGGTGGCTGCAGTATCCCATAGAACCTGTGTTGTTGCTTTGGGTACTTCCTTAAACAGCTGTGAAGCATGGTAGAGATGGTAGGGGAACCAGCCAATGAAGAATGATGCTACGGCAGCCACCAGGACTTTGGAAATCTTCCCTGTCCTCAGTAAACTTTTTTTCGTCATTTCAAAACCAATCCGACAGTAGCATGTCATGATGATGAGGAATGGAAGCAGGAAGGCCAGCAGAAAACGAACCAAGAAGAAAGCCAGATGAACGTGGAAATCATCTTGATAtggggagaaaataaaagaatagCTGCACTTCATCTTCCCCTCCTCTTCTTGAGTCTCCAGAAAAGCCAGGTTTGGAGTGCTCAGAGCTAGGGAAGCAAGCCAGACTCCTGCAATTACCTTCCGTGCCAAAGGTATTCTGCGGTTACGCTGGGACCAGACAGGATAGCAGGTGAAGAGGTAGCGGTCCAGGCTGATGGTGGTGAGTAGAAAGACTGTACTGAACATCcccagagagaaggagaagagtaAGATCTTGCACATGATTGGGCCAAAGATCCAGTCAAAATTGAGGAGGACAAAGACAGCAAAGAAAGGCATGAGTGAGCTGGAGACTAAGTAGGTGAGGATCAGGTGGAGGAACCACATCGTATTCACAGTTCTCTTCATCTTCATCCCCAGCACCCAGAGGAAGAGCCCATTCACAGTTAT encodes the following:
- the LOC114603486 gene encoding sialic acid-binding Ig-like lectin 5, which codes for MYPPQDIRITRPGHPDISVQEEKLVVREGDTVSLLCEAQGKPIPSVTWLKNNKPLNNNMQGSKDTLRLSNIKSEDAGMYQCQAENLHGSMRKNISVIVQYAPKLSKKPEKNTACGRKDNDILCNCSLHSKPPPQIHWQLDGKTVAENTSTADLKVSSSVQKNEVTSSLIWTGSPDGDLSIICLGNNSLGVYTMQFHISSLKTASFELIVPLVVGLILMKVLFSFVFFFLAFWYSNWRKAPLTQEGRRKQKE
- the LOC114602317 gene encoding putative G-protein coupled receptor 33, producing the protein MEKNNTTISLQNSSNTEMDVSHLPADTNLVVAILIFTSFLVGITVNGLFLWVLGMKMKRTVNTMWFLHLILTYLVSSSLMPFFAVFVLLNFDWIFGPIMCKILLFSFSLGMFSTVFLLTTISLDRYLFTCYPVWSQRNRRIPLARKVIAGVWLASLALSTPNLAFLETQEEEGKMKCSYSFIFSPYQDDFHVHLAFFLVRFLLAFLLPFLIIMTCYCRIGFEMTKKSLLRTGKISKVLVAAVASFFIGWFPYHLYHASQLFKEVPKATTQVLWDTAATGVCFNICFTPILYLFVGEKFQEVFKTSIFTAFSKAFVDDPTSLEDNIHTGKRADQNHSESSMGKTSVLQAESPMFKPQHHQVNL